The Candidatus Amarolinea dominans genome segment GTCACCTCGTGCAGCGGTTCTTCGTGCGTGCGACCATACGAGTAGCTCTTGGTTGACTCGTCATGATCGTTGAAGGTGACGCAAGGGCTGATGATGTCAATCACGGCCGTGCCGCGGTGGCTGAGTGCAGCCTTGAGCAGCTCGCGCACCTGCTTGGCATCACCGGCGAAGGAGCGCGCGACGAAGCCGCAGCCCACAATGAGCGCTTCCATGCACAGGTCAATCGGCCGGAATTCGTTGGTGCCCGCATATTTGAGCACCTGCCCGATGTCGGCCGTCGGCGAGAACTGGCCTTTGGTCAGGCCGTAGACGCCGTTATTTTCGATGATGTACACCATGGGCACGTTGCGGCGCACCAGGTGCTTGAACTGACCGATGCCGATGCTGCCGGTGTCGCCGTCGCCGCTGACGGCGATGGCGCGCAGGGTGTGGTTGGCCAGGCAGGCGCCGGTGGCAATCGAGGGCATACGGCCATGCAATGAGTTGAAGCCGTGCGACCGGTTCAAGAAATAGGCCGGCGATTTGCTGGAGCAGCCAATGCCGCTCAGCTTGATGACCTCGTGCGGCTTCAGCGCCATCTCATAGGCCACGCGCACGATCTGATTGGAAATTGAGTTGTGGCCGCAGCCGACACACAGGGTGGAAGGCGAACCGTCGTAATCCTTCAGTTCAAGCCCGACCAGGTTCAGCTTGAGATTGCCGTTCGTCCTGGTCTTGCCGTCCGAACCGGCGATGGTCGTGGTGGTTGGAAGTGGAGTTGCCATGATGTTATCGCTCCTGCTCCATGATGGACTCGGTGAGAAAACGCGCGGTCAGCGGCAGGCCGTCGCACTTGGTGAGCCTGCGCAGTTTGGGTGCATACTCGGGCAGTTCCATGCATAAAATCTCGGCCATCTGCCCTTCGAAGTTGAGTTCGATCACGTAGATGCGGTCATGCCGCGCCACGAACTCGCGTAGCGTCTCCTCGATGGGCAGCGCACGCACGCGCAGGTAGTTGGTTTCGATCCCCTGCTTGCGCAACCGGTCACGCGCCTCCAGCACAGCCGGGTCGGCCGAGCCATACGAGATGATGCCGATCTTAGTAGCCGCCGCGTCATCCACCACCGGTTTGGGAACCAGGGTGCGCGCGGTATCGTGCTTCTTGTACAGGCGGGCCAGGTTTTGCTCCCAGTCGTCTGGCCGCTCGCTGTACACCGCCTTGGCATTATGTCCGGTGCCGCGGGTGAAGTAGGCGGCGCGGTAATCTTTGGTGCCGGGCAGCGTGCGGTAGCCGATACCGTCGCCATCCACATCCTCGAAGCGCGCCCAACTGCCCAGGCGCTGGATGTCTTCCGCGGTCAACACCTTGCCACGATCGAGCGGTTTCTCAGGATAGTTGAAAGGGTCGCTCATCCACAGATTCATGCCAATGTCCAGGTCACTCAGCACGAAAACCGGCGTCTGCAGGCGCTCGGCCAGATCGAAGGCCTGGATACCAAAATCGAAACATTCGCTCACCGAACTGGGCAAGAGTACCACATGGCGGGTGTCGCCGTGACCCATCGTATAGGCCATCAGCACATCGCCCTGCGCCACGCGCGTCGGCAGGCCGGTGCTGGGGCCCATGCGCTGCACATCCCAGATGACCACCGGCACTTCGGCAAAGAAGCCCATGCCCGCGTATTCGGTCATCAGCGAGAGGCCAGGGCCGGAGGTGGAGGTCATGCTGCGCGCGCCGGCCCAACCGGCGCCAATCGCCGTGCCGATCGCGGCAATCTCATCTTCCGACTGCAGGACCGCAAAGGTGGGCTTGCCGTTTTCGTCCATGCGCAACTGCGGCAAATACTCGTTCAGCGCCTCGGCTACACTGGTGGCCGGGGTGATCGGGTACCAGGCCACCACCTGCACGCCACCAAAAACGGAGCCTAAGGCGGCCGCGATGTTGCCTTCGATCATGATCTTGCCCTGCGTCTTGTCCATAGGCTCGACGCGGAAGGGATCGGTCTTCGTCAGGTTGGCGCCCGACCAGTCGTAGGCCATCTTGACCACAGTCAAGTTCAGGTTGATCGGTTTGGTTTTGCCGCCGAACTGGGTGTGCAGGGCGCCCTTGACATCTTCCAGGTCAATGCCCAGGAGATAGGCCAGGGCGCCTACGTAGACCATGTTGGCGATGTAATTCTTGATCTTGTCTTCGGCGCCTGATGCCTTGACAAATTCTTTGACCGGAACCCCGTAGTAGGTCACATCGGTGCGACTGCGGGCAAATTTCCATTCGAGGGGATGGATGCAGATGCCGCCCGCCGGTAGGCTGGCCAGGTCCTGCTCCGCCGTCTTCTCATTGAAGGCGACGAGAATCTCAGTCCCTTCGCGGCGGGCAATGTAGCCGTCCTTGCTGATCCGAATGGTGTACCAGGTGGGCAGGCCCTGAATGTTGGATGGAAAGAGGTTCTTGCCGTTGACAGGAATGCCCATGCGAAAAATAGAGCGAATAATCGAAATGTTGGCCGTCTGGCTCCCGGAGCCATTGGGGGTCGCTACAACAATCGAGAAATCGTTGACGACGTCCGGCCTGGCCGGAGCCGCCGCGGGCGCCGGGTGATCTAGCACAGCCGTTGTGCTTGACATTGAGAGTCTCCTCCTGAAATAACCTTTGTGCCGATGAGATTGGGCAGGGCGTAAGACGCAATCGCCTTCTGGCCTGATTCACGTCGTACGTCGCGTCCGTTTCCATTTCAAGACAATTCTAAGGCGGTAGGCAATGGGCCGCTATGAAATGGATCATG includes the following:
- a CDS encoding 2-oxoacid:acceptor oxidoreductase subunit alpha; translation: MSSTTAVLDHPAPAAAPARPDVVNDFSIVVATPNGSGSQTANISIIRSIFRMGIPVNGKNLFPSNIQGLPTWYTIRISKDGYIARREGTEILVAFNEKTAEQDLASLPAGGICIHPLEWKFARSRTDVTYYGVPVKEFVKASGAEDKIKNYIANMVYVGALAYLLGIDLEDVKGALHTQFGGKTKPINLNLTVVKMAYDWSGANLTKTDPFRVEPMDKTQGKIMIEGNIAAALGSVFGGVQVVAWYPITPATSVAEALNEYLPQLRMDENGKPTFAVLQSEDEIAAIGTAIGAGWAGARSMTSTSGPGLSLMTEYAGMGFFAEVPVVIWDVQRMGPSTGLPTRVAQGDVLMAYTMGHGDTRHVVLLPSSVSECFDFGIQAFDLAERLQTPVFVLSDLDIGMNLWMSDPFNYPEKPLDRGKVLTAEDIQRLGSWARFEDVDGDGIGYRTLPGTKDYRAAYFTRGTGHNAKAVYSERPDDWEQNLARLYKKHDTARTLVPKPVVDDAAATKIGIISYGSADPAVLEARDRLRKQGIETNYLRVRALPIEETLREFVARHDRIYVIELNFEGQMAEILCMELPEYAPKLRRLTKCDGLPLTARFLTESIMEQER
- a CDS encoding 2-oxoacid:ferredoxin oxidoreductase subunit beta is translated as MATPLPTTTTIAGSDGKTRTNGNLKLNLVGLELKDYDGSPSTLCVGCGHNSISNQIVRVAYEMALKPHEVIKLSGIGCSSKSPAYFLNRSHGFNSLHGRMPSIATGACLANHTLRAIAVSGDGDTGSIGIGQFKHLVRRNVPMVYIIENNGVYGLTKGQFSPTADIGQVLKYAGTNEFRPIDLCMEALIVGCGFVARSFAGDAKQVRELLKAALSHRGTAVIDIISPCVTFNDHDESTKSYSYGRTHEEPLHEVTYIPAYQEITVDYEPGTAVDVEMHDGSHVRLKKLDTAYDPTDWMQAVQVLREAETTRQIITGLIHINPNQPTMPDLVNIADQEPLAMMANEKLRPSRAQLAALMRGLA